From Erinaceus europaeus chromosome 9, mEriEur2.1, whole genome shotgun sequence, one genomic window encodes:
- the LOC103120199 gene encoding olfactory receptor 10K2, translated as MELVNETLVREFVFLGFSSLAKLQQLLFVVFLLLYFFTLGTNAIIISTIMLDRALHTPMYFFLAVLSCSETCYTFVIVPKMLVDLLAQKKTISFVGCAIQMFTFLFLGCSHSFLLAAMGYDRYVAICHPLRYSALMSQGVCGGLVAAACACGFTVAQVITSLVFQLPFHSSNQLHHFFCDISPVLKLASNHTHFNQMIIFLLCSLVLIIPLFLILVSYIHIISAILQFPSTLGRYKAFSTCASHLIVVTVHYGCASFIYLRPKSNYSSGQDALISVSYTILTPLFNPMIYSLRNKEFKSALRRVVGKTVSLP; from the coding sequence ATGGAGCTAGTCAACGAGACTTTGGTGAGAGAGTTTGTCTTCCTTGGCTTCTCCTCCCTGGCTAAGCTGCAGCAGTTGCTATTTGTGGTCTTTCTGCTCCTCTACTTCTTCACCCTGGGCACCAATGCCATCATCATTTCCACCATTATGCTGGACAGAGCCCTCCACacgcccatgtacttcttccttgcTGTCCTCTCCTGCTCAGAGACCTGCTACACCTTTGTCATTGTCCCCAAGATGCTGGTGGACCTCCTGGCCCAGAAGAAGACCATCTCCTTTGTGGGCTGTGCCATCCAGATGTTCACCTTTCTCTTCCTGGGCTGCTCTCACTCCTTCCTGCTGGCAGCCATGGgctatgaccgctatgtggccatctgccacCCCCTGCGCTACTCTGCACTCATGAGTCAAGGAGTGTGTGGGGGGCTGGTGGCAGCTGCCTGTGCCTGTGGcttcactgtggcacaggtgatcaCCTCGTTGGTGTTTCAGCTGCCCTTCCACTCCTCCAATCAGCTCCATCATTTCTTCTGTGACATCTCTCCTGTCCTCAAACTGGCATCGAACCACACACATTTCAACCAGATGATCATCTTCCTCCTCTGTTCTTTGGTCCTGATAATCCCCCTGTTCCTGATCTTGGTTTCCTATATCCACATCATCTCAGCTATACTGCAATTTCCTTCCACACTGGGCAGGTACAAAGCTTTCTCCACCTGTGCATCTCATCTCATTGTTGTCACTGTCCACTACGGCTGTGCCTCCTTTATCTACTTGAGGCCCAAGTCTAACTACTCCTCAGGTCAGGATGCTCTCATCTCAGTATCCTACACTATCCTCACACCACTGTTCAATCCAATGATTTACAGCTTGAGGAATAAAGAGTTCAAATCAGCTCTCCGTAGAGTTGTGGGAAAAACAGTTTCTCTACCATAA
- the LOC103120198 gene encoding olfactory receptor 10T2, producing the protein MHSFNKTTVVTQFILVGFSSLKELQLLLFVLFLLLYLTILLANATIMVVIRFSRTLHTPMYGLLFILSFSESCYTFVIIPQLLVHLLSATKTISFTACTTQLFFFLGFACTNCFLIAVMGYDRYVAICHPLRYTLIMNKTFGLGLVSLSAFTGFLIALVATNLICEMPFCGPNKVNHYFCDMAPVIKLACTDTHVKELALFSLSILVIMVPFLLILISYGFILNTILKIPSAEGKRKAFATCASHLTVVFVHYGCASIIYLRPKSKSASDKDQLVAVTYTVVTPLLNPLVYSLRNQEVKTALKRVLRKSVNTKGG; encoded by the coding sequence ATGCACAGTTTCAATAAAACTACTGTGGTCACACAGTTTATCCTGGTGGGCTTCTCTAGCCTAAAGGAGCTCCAACTGTTGCTTTTTGTCCTCTTCCTGCTCTTGTACCTGACAATTCTGCTGGCCAATGCCACCATCATGGTGGTCATCCGCTTCAGTCGAACTCTGCATACCCCTATGTATGGGCTTCTCTTCATCCTTTCCTTCTCAGAGTCCTGCTATACCTTTGTAATCATCCCACAGCTGCTGGTCCACCTACTGTCAGCTACCAAGACCATTTCTTTCACAGCCTGCACCAcccaacttttctttttcctcggCTTTGCCTGTACTAACTGCTTCCTCATTGCTGTGATGGGCTATGATCGTTATGTGGCCATCTGCCACCCCCTGAGATACACACTCATTATGAACAAGACATTTGGCTTGGGACTGGTTTCCCTGTCAGCCTTCACTGGTTTCTTGATTGCTCTGGTAGCCACCAACCTCATCTGTGAGATGCCCTTTTGTGGCCCCAACAAGGTCAACCACTATTTCTGTGACATGGCACCTGTGATTAAGCTAGCCTGCACAGACACCCATGTGAAAGAACTGGCTCTCTTTAGTCTCAGCATCCTGGTTATCATGGTACCCTTTCTGTTAATTCTCATCTCCTATGGCTTCATCCTGAATACCATCCTAAAGATTCCTTCTGCTGAGGGCAAGAGGAAAGCCTTTGCCACTTGTGCCTCTCACCTCACTGTTGTCTTTGTCCACTATGGCTGTGCCTCCATCATCTATCTACGACCCAAGTCCAAGTCAGCTTCAGACAAGGATCAGCTGGTGGCAGTGACCTACACTGTTGTGACTCCCCTCCTTAATCCTCTTGTCTATAGTCTGAGGAATCAGGAGGTGAAGACTGCCCTGAAAAGAGTTCTGAGAAAGTCTGTTAACACTAAGGGAGGTTAA